From the genome of Pseudobacteriovorax antillogorgiicola, one region includes:
- a CDS encoding pyruvate dehydrogenase complex E1 component subunit beta — MAQLTFREALGRAMKEEMERDETIFLMGEEVAQYDGAYKVSKGLLEKFGEKRVWDSPISEGGFAGLGIGAAMVGLRPIIEMMTWNFGIQAFDQIINHAAKMRYMSGGQFKVPIVFRGPNGAAHMLGAQHSQAVEPMITNIPGLIVVTCSTPYDGLGLLKSAIRDDNPVIFLESEMMYGLKGEVPDEEYLIPLGKGDIKKEGSDVTLIAWNKVVHKCMKIAEALEKDGVSVEVLDPRTLQPLDEDLIFESVKKTNRVVIVEEAWGFSSLGSQISDRIQSACFDYLDAPVTRVTNEFVPMPYNEAQEERTMPSEDRITQAIKDVMYL, encoded by the coding sequence ATGGCGCAATTAACATTCCGCGAGGCCTTAGGCCGAGCCATGAAAGAAGAGATGGAACGCGACGAGACCATTTTTTTGATGGGTGAAGAGGTCGCGCAATACGATGGAGCCTACAAGGTTTCCAAAGGTCTCCTAGAAAAGTTCGGTGAGAAGCGTGTATGGGATTCACCAATTTCCGAGGGTGGCTTTGCTGGCTTGGGGATCGGTGCTGCGATGGTTGGCTTGCGACCTATCATCGAAATGATGACTTGGAACTTTGGTATCCAGGCCTTCGACCAGATCATCAACCATGCTGCAAAAATGCGATACATGTCTGGCGGCCAATTTAAGGTGCCCATCGTGTTTCGTGGACCGAATGGTGCTGCTCACATGCTTGGAGCACAGCATAGCCAAGCAGTAGAGCCGATGATCACCAACATTCCAGGTCTGATTGTTGTCACCTGCTCGACTCCCTACGATGGACTCGGGCTATTAAAATCTGCGATCCGCGATGACAACCCTGTGATCTTCCTTGAAAGTGAGATGATGTACGGCTTGAAGGGCGAAGTCCCTGACGAAGAGTACCTCATCCCTCTTGGCAAAGGGGATATCAAGAAAGAGGGTTCAGATGTGACTCTCATCGCCTGGAATAAGGTGGTGCATAAGTGCATGAAAATCGCTGAAGCCCTAGAAAAAGATGGTGTGAGCGTCGAAGTCCTCGACCCTAGAACGCTCCAGCCACTGGATGAGGATTTAATCTTTGAATCCGTTAAGAAAACCAACCGAGTTGTGATCGTAGAGGAAGCATGGGGGTTCTCGTCTCTAGGCTCGCAAATCTCCGATCGAATTCAAAGCGCTTGCTTCGATTATCTAGACGCTCCGGTAACGCGGGTCACAAACGAGTTTGTGCCAATGCCTTACAACGAAGCCCAAGAAGAGCGAACGATGCCATCGGAAGATCGCATCACCCAAGCGATCAAAGACGTAATGTACCTATAA